From one Stieleria sp. JC731 genomic stretch:
- a CDS encoding LpxI family protein: MNHHVKRQSYGRDLLSNFLSRWKHAEPNGQPAPIGLIAGWGSFPVQVAEEIVSSGGRVCCIAITGHASPELESICDHVKWSGVGKIGAHLRYFRRHHVRNVTMAGKLFKSDLLFQGSVWLKHFPDLTAIRTFGPCLLGKRRDSRDDSLLLSVTRTYAKNQMNVCPATDFAPELLVKKGQLIGAPLDERQQRDATSGWQVAKQMGGMDIGQSITIKDATVLAVEAVEGTDACIERTGKLCRRGGWTLVKVSKPNQDMRFDVPTIGPQTIQKVAANGGETIVIEAGMTIVVEREETLRLAKQHGIKIVAFEDAAMEQQPGGIQATNQAA; encoded by the coding sequence ATGAACCACCACGTCAAACGCCAGAGCTATGGACGCGATCTACTGAGTAACTTTCTGTCGCGATGGAAACATGCCGAGCCGAACGGACAACCTGCACCCATCGGCCTGATTGCCGGATGGGGATCGTTTCCTGTCCAAGTGGCCGAAGAGATTGTCAGTTCAGGCGGACGTGTTTGCTGCATCGCGATCACCGGGCACGCTAGCCCCGAGCTGGAATCGATTTGTGATCACGTTAAATGGTCGGGCGTGGGGAAGATCGGCGCTCACTTGCGATACTTCCGCAGACATCACGTTCGCAATGTCACGATGGCTGGAAAGCTATTCAAATCAGACCTGTTGTTCCAAGGCAGCGTTTGGCTGAAACACTTTCCAGATCTCACTGCGATTCGCACATTCGGCCCCTGCCTGCTGGGAAAACGCCGCGATTCACGAGATGACAGTCTTCTGCTATCAGTCACCCGAACCTATGCAAAGAATCAAATGAACGTTTGCCCGGCTACGGACTTTGCCCCTGAACTGCTGGTCAAGAAAGGACAACTAATCGGCGCGCCACTGGACGAACGTCAGCAACGCGACGCGACCTCGGGATGGCAGGTCGCAAAACAAATGGGCGGCATGGACATCGGTCAGTCGATCACCATCAAAGACGCGACGGTACTGGCCGTCGAAGCGGTCGAAGGGACGGACGCATGTATCGAACGCACTGGCAAGCTATGCCGGCGTGGTGGCTGGACGCTGGTCAAAGTTAGCAAGCCGAATCAAGACATGCGTTTCGACGTTCCCACAATCGGTCCACAAACGATTCAGAAGGTTGCCGCCAACGGTGGAGAAACCATTGTCATCGAAGCTGGGATGACGATCGTCGTTGAACGCGAAGAGACCCTGCGACTGGCCAAGCAACACGGAATCAAAATCGTCGCGTTTGAGGACGCAGCGATGGAGCAGCAGCCAGGTGGCATACAAGCTACAAACCAAGCCGCTTAG
- a CDS encoding DUF1080 domain-containing protein, which translates to MTVSLPRLLAQTLLPALILVTAPSVLAQQHGNNEKGPAYTEPPKDDASYSLMGEFVGKIKTEGKKRDVLALQIRPIKGDQFQAIAFFGGLPGEEGHQAEEMRLIGLRSGETVILSGGPWGIFVDSEGCNIVSSDGKMLGRLDRVHRVSPTLGAKPPENSVVVFDGSSVDNFVGAEMTDGGLLKEGALISPMFQDFDLHAEFRLPYMPLADGQQRGNSGMYLQSRYECQVLDSFGTEKMFNGLGALYRMKSPDFNMAFPPLVWQTYDISFTAPRWSSDGKKIRDAHITSWINGVKVQDDVALPSKTGAGKPEEPILLPINIQDHGDPVRFRNIWIVDRGLGHAKFPVIATKEQRAEAAKLEWNQPAQEQEAEAEPSEEAAAESAEPAESEEAESSEEASEKAAE; encoded by the coding sequence ATGACCGTATCTCTACCGCGTCTGCTCGCTCAGACTCTCCTGCCCGCCTTGATCCTGGTCACAGCACCCTCCGTTTTAGCTCAGCAGCACGGCAACAACGAAAAAGGGCCTGCCTACACTGAGCCGCCAAAAGACGACGCCAGCTACAGCTTGATGGGTGAATTCGTCGGAAAAATCAAAACCGAAGGTAAGAAACGCGACGTACTGGCTTTGCAAATTCGCCCGATTAAGGGTGACCAGTTCCAAGCGATCGCTTTCTTTGGTGGGCTACCCGGGGAAGAGGGACACCAAGCCGAGGAAATGCGTTTAATCGGTTTGCGATCCGGTGAAACGGTGATTTTGTCAGGTGGCCCGTGGGGGATCTTCGTCGATTCCGAAGGATGCAATATCGTCTCGTCCGATGGCAAGATGTTGGGCAGACTTGACCGAGTCCACCGTGTCAGTCCAACGCTAGGTGCAAAGCCACCAGAAAACTCCGTCGTCGTCTTTGACGGAAGCTCTGTTGACAATTTTGTCGGTGCGGAGATGACCGACGGAGGATTGCTAAAGGAAGGCGCGTTGATTTCGCCGATGTTCCAAGATTTTGATCTGCACGCGGAATTCCGCCTGCCCTACATGCCACTGGCCGACGGTCAGCAACGCGGCAACAGCGGTATGTATCTACAAAGTCGCTACGAGTGTCAGGTTCTCGATTCATTCGGAACCGAAAAGATGTTCAACGGCTTGGGCGCCCTGTACCGAATGAAGTCTCCTGATTTCAACATGGCATTTCCCCCGTTGGTTTGGCAGACCTATGACATCTCGTTTACCGCCCCACGTTGGTCCTCTGACGGCAAGAAGATTCGTGATGCCCACATCACCAGCTGGATCAATGGTGTGAAGGTTCAAGACGACGTCGCACTTCCAAGTAAAACAGGCGCCGGAAAACCTGAAGAGCCGATCTTGTTGCCGATCAACATTCAAGACCATGGCGACCCCGTTCGATTCCGCAACATCTGGATTGTTGATCGCGGCTTGGGGCACGCCAAGTTTCCTGTCATCGCGACCAAGGAACAACGCGCCGAAGCAGCAAAATTGGAATGGAATCAGCCGGCACAGGAACAGGAAGCCGAGGCGGAGCCTAGCGAAGAAGCAGCCGCCGAATCTGCAGAGCCCGCCGAATCTGAAGAGGCAGAGTCTTCAGAAGAGGCATCTGAGAAGGCAGCAGAGTAG
- a CDS encoding sulfatase encodes MRTFFRALLRSRPASEASLLRDTNGNSSIHHRSIGYGLAMVLIAIGLANASTRNVKAADQPNILFIFTDDHCTQALSAYDPERISTPNMDRIAREGMRFDRCYVTNGICGPSRAVIQTGKYSHLNGFIRNGNRFNGDQQTFPKLLQKAGYQTAIIGKWHLASTPQGYDYYDVLKGQGPYYNPPMITADANGEPVTRKHTGYTTEIITDKTLDWLKNDRDADKPFMVMYQHKAPHRNWRPAPKYLNWLDDETIPEPETLWDDYQGRTQSAAKQTMTVREHLNDNDLKLSGYGNMNAEQKKVWDAAYGPKNKAYLAARDSMTEEEIIKWKYQRYVKDYLRCVKSVDDGIGEVLDYLDESGLAKNTVVIYSSDQGWYLGEHGWFDKRWMYEESLRTPLLVRWPGVVQPGSTNNDITSNLDFAETFLDIAGVGVPADMQGRSLVPLFNGNTPNDWRSVFYYHYYENPGAHNVARHYGVTDGHHKLIRYYALEGKQIDDWELFDLKSDPNELQSVYGSTDYSEIQQRLAKELDAAQKQFGVPEDTDIGRPQQRRNANGK; translated from the coding sequence ATGCGTACATTCTTTCGAGCTCTTCTCCGTTCGCGGCCTGCGTCTGAAGCGAGTTTGCTTCGGGATACCAACGGCAACAGTTCCATACATCATCGGTCCATCGGCTACGGTTTGGCGATGGTCCTGATCGCAATCGGTTTGGCCAATGCTTCGACTCGAAACGTCAAAGCGGCTGACCAACCGAACATCCTGTTTATCTTCACCGACGATCACTGCACACAAGCGCTCAGTGCCTACGATCCGGAACGGATCTCGACACCCAACATGGATCGTATCGCTCGTGAAGGCATGCGATTTGATCGATGCTATGTCACCAACGGGATCTGCGGTCCCAGTCGTGCTGTCATCCAAACCGGCAAGTACAGTCACCTCAATGGCTTTATTCGAAACGGCAATCGATTCAACGGTGATCAGCAGACGTTTCCAAAGTTGCTGCAAAAGGCCGGATACCAAACCGCGATCATTGGTAAGTGGCACCTCGCATCAACACCCCAAGGCTACGACTACTACGACGTGCTCAAAGGCCAAGGTCCGTATTACAACCCACCGATGATCACTGCCGACGCCAACGGCGAACCGGTCACACGGAAACACACGGGATACACGACCGAAATCATCACGGACAAGACTCTCGACTGGTTGAAAAATGATCGTGATGCTGACAAGCCATTCATGGTCATGTACCAGCACAAAGCCCCACACCGCAATTGGCGTCCGGCTCCCAAGTACCTCAACTGGCTTGACGACGAAACCATCCCCGAACCAGAAACGCTTTGGGATGACTACCAAGGTCGAACACAGTCAGCAGCCAAGCAAACCATGACGGTCCGCGAGCACCTGAACGACAACGACCTAAAGCTCTCTGGCTACGGCAACATGAATGCCGAACAAAAGAAGGTTTGGGACGCAGCCTATGGCCCGAAAAACAAAGCTTACTTGGCCGCTCGCGATTCGATGACGGAAGAAGAAATCATCAAATGGAAATACCAGCGATACGTCAAGGACTACTTGCGCTGTGTCAAAAGTGTTGACGACGGAATCGGTGAGGTCCTCGACTACTTGGATGAATCCGGTTTGGCCAAAAACACCGTCGTGATCTATTCGTCCGACCAAGGCTGGTACTTGGGCGAGCACGGCTGGTTTGACAAACGCTGGATGTACGAAGAATCGCTACGAACTCCGTTGCTTGTCCGTTGGCCCGGCGTTGTCCAACCTGGATCAACCAATAACGACATCACTTCGAACCTCGACTTCGCAGAAACCTTCCTCGATATCGCCGGTGTAGGGGTGCCCGCTGATATGCAAGGCCGATCGTTGGTTCCATTGTTCAACGGCAATACGCCAAATGATTGGCGCAGTGTTTTCTATTACCACTACTACGAAAACCCTGGCGCACACAACGTGGCACGCCACTACGGTGTCACCGACGGTCATCATAAGCTGATTCGATACTATGCATTGGAAGGGAAGCAGATCGATGACTGGGAATTGTTCGATCTGAAGTCCGACCCGAATGAACTGCAAAGTGTTTACGGCAGTACCGACTACAGCGAGATCCAGCAAAGACTGGCGAAAGAGCTTGATGCTGCTCAAAAGCAATTTGGTGTCCCAGAAGACACGGACATCGGGCGTCCGCAACAAAGACGAAATGCGAATGGCAAGTAA
- a CDS encoding sulfatase-like hydrolase/transferase: MKRNLSFKAFLPLLLDSQVPKFSRIAALAMFALLSTCDAIAVDRPNLIVVMVDDMGYEGVSCFGNPYFQTPAIDRFAAEGMRLVDFHSSGTVCSPTRTGLLTGRYQQRAGIEAVIHPHDSHPEHRKGLQLVDQTFAELLNDAGYVTGLVGKWHQGYPQNSDVYHPDNHGFDEFIGYHSGNIDFVSHIGDHSKHDWWKGRRETHQQGYSTYLINDAVCNFVQQHAKDDSPFCLYVAHEAIHNPVQVPGDPVRRTETAWNRWRWNQVSPEERIAKYKGMTLPVDEGMDRLYRMLHDLDIAENTFVLFFSDNGPSSDFPSGSPALRGGKGSVYEGGHKVPAIAWWPGKIKPGTSSDQPMISIDVMPTLLEIADVPEPNDRKLDGIDISPVLFRQESLPKRSLYWASLSNNGQRSEAVRDGKWKLVVQHPKAKPGSFENERFELYNLANDPQEAINVADNHQTETTRLAGDLKDWYAEMQATATPQKGGW, encoded by the coding sequence GTGAAGAGAAACTTATCTTTCAAAGCTTTCCTTCCACTGCTATTGGACTCTCAGGTTCCAAAGTTTTCGCGGATCGCGGCTCTCGCGATGTTCGCGCTGCTATCGACCTGTGACGCCATTGCTGTTGATCGTCCGAATTTGATTGTCGTGATGGTCGACGATATGGGTTACGAGGGAGTCAGCTGCTTTGGCAATCCATACTTTCAGACACCTGCGATTGACCGATTTGCAGCCGAAGGTATGAGGCTAGTCGACTTTCATTCTTCGGGGACGGTGTGCTCGCCAACACGTACGGGGCTGTTAACCGGTCGCTATCAACAACGCGCAGGTATCGAAGCGGTGATCCATCCGCATGATAGTCATCCGGAGCACCGTAAAGGTTTGCAACTGGTCGATCAAACATTTGCAGAACTGCTAAACGATGCGGGGTATGTAACGGGGTTGGTCGGCAAATGGCATCAGGGCTATCCGCAGAACAGTGATGTTTACCACCCTGACAATCATGGCTTCGACGAGTTCATTGGCTACCACAGTGGCAACATCGATTTCGTCAGCCATATTGGCGACCATAGCAAGCATGACTGGTGGAAAGGCCGCAGGGAAACCCATCAGCAAGGCTATTCAACGTATTTGATCAACGATGCCGTTTGCAATTTTGTTCAGCAACATGCAAAGGATGATTCACCGTTTTGCCTCTATGTCGCCCATGAAGCGATTCACAATCCGGTGCAGGTGCCGGGAGATCCGGTCAGAAGGACCGAGACAGCTTGGAATCGTTGGCGATGGAATCAAGTCAGCCCCGAAGAACGCATTGCCAAATACAAAGGCATGACATTGCCGGTCGATGAAGGGATGGATCGTCTCTATCGAATGTTGCACGATCTGGATATCGCCGAGAATACCTTCGTTTTATTCTTCTCAGACAATGGCCCTTCGAGTGACTTTCCGAGCGGAAGTCCTGCTTTGCGAGGCGGGAAAGGTTCGGTGTACGAAGGTGGTCACAAGGTTCCAGCGATCGCTTGGTGGCCCGGCAAAATTAAGCCAGGAACGTCGAGCGATCAGCCGATGATTAGCATTGACGTGATGCCAACGTTGCTGGAAATCGCCGATGTTCCTGAGCCGAACGATCGGAAGCTCGATGGTATTGATATATCACCTGTTTTGTTTCGGCAAGAAAGTCTTCCCAAACGGTCACTTTATTGGGCTTCGCTAAGCAACAACGGTCAACGTAGTGAGGCGGTCCGGGACGGCAAATGGAAATTGGTGGTGCAGCATCCCAAAGCGAAACCGGGTTCATTCGAGAACGAACGCTTCGAGCTTTACAATCTGGCGAACGATCCACAGGAAGCGATCAACGTTGCCGACAATCATCAAACGGAAACAACCCGCTTGGCTGGTGACTTGAAAGATTGGTATGCAGAGATGCAGGCGACTGCGACGCCACAAAAAGGCGGTTGGTGA
- a CDS encoding GlsB/YeaQ/YmgE family stress response membrane protein produces the protein MLIPILGWMLFGLFIGAIARLLVPGPQSMGLMMTMLLGVAGSFAGGFVAYLIFGGTPFQAAGWIGSLIGAVALLVIAEKTNHRTVA, from the coding sequence ATGTTAATTCCAATTCTTGGTTGGATGCTTTTCGGTCTGTTTATCGGTGCTATCGCTCGCTTGCTGGTACCCGGCCCTCAGTCAATGGGGTTGATGATGACCATGCTGTTAGGCGTGGCAGGATCCTTCGCTGGCGGATTCGTCGCCTACCTGATTTTTGGTGGCACGCCGTTTCAAGCGGCGGGTTGGATCGGATCTTTGATCGGCGCAGTTGCCCTGCTGGTCATTGCAGAGAAAACCAATCATCGAACCGTGGCCTAA
- a CDS encoding zinc ribbon domain-containing protein, whose amino-acid sequence MINGFGRDQRSVQTLRSSSIDKGQRFSINGVSTMVIFGISTKQKVESAGEFNCPACASKTTCGRIVIARYFTLFFIPVLPLGRTRTHRFACQRCGSVYSEAAIGHRPTAIGLNG is encoded by the coding sequence ATGATCAATGGTTTCGGTCGCGATCAGCGATCGGTACAGACTTTGCGATCTTCGTCGATTGATAAGGGGCAACGCTTTTCAATCAACGGAGTCAGCACGATGGTTATCTTTGGAATCTCTACCAAGCAAAAAGTCGAGTCAGCTGGCGAGTTTAACTGTCCGGCGTGTGCGTCCAAAACGACCTGTGGGCGAATTGTGATCGCTCGCTACTTCACGCTTTTCTTTATTCCGGTGCTTCCGCTGGGGCGTACACGAACCCATCGTTTCGCCTGCCAACGCTGTGGAAGCGTCTATTCCGAAGCCGCAATCGGACACCGCCCGACAGCCATCGGACTAAACGGGTAG
- a CDS encoding DUF1501 domain-containing protein, giving the protein MNKENHQELSRRAVLRRGAALGSLALPKLGIANDVASDVEGEHSHHQPSISGNAEHVISIWLGGGMGQIDTFDPKEKGDPKAKRPGAYYDSIETSVDGVRLCEHLPNVARLMEQVTAVRSVNHDMIDEHAAATNRMHTGRPVSGTITYPSIGSIIAHERGAASETAPPYVLIGYPNVTRGPGFLGAKHGYLYLTDTTKGPAGLSRPEGITMTRQQRREQFLATLRQQATTARGPMINDYEQAIDQSLKLSGPEFNRVFELDREPASLRDQYGGEFGQRCLLSRRLVERGVRFIEVSHNLNFLNGSGWDVHNGGIEQQHKLIQEMDIAVAALIEDLQSKRLLDKTLIMITTEFGRPPEFDGGGGRGHQGTAFTCVLAGGGLNHCGAFGETDERSKKILQDPVSVPDFFATVCASVGVDYQKNLYAGDRPVPITDRGRPIESLLIS; this is encoded by the coding sequence ATGAACAAAGAAAACCATCAAGAACTCAGCCGTCGAGCCGTACTTCGTCGTGGGGCGGCATTGGGTAGCCTTGCGTTACCGAAGTTAGGGATTGCGAACGACGTCGCGAGTGATGTCGAAGGTGAGCACTCGCATCACCAACCGAGTATTTCGGGGAACGCAGAACATGTGATCTCGATTTGGTTGGGTGGAGGCATGGGGCAAATCGATACCTTTGACCCCAAAGAAAAAGGAGATCCAAAAGCAAAACGGCCCGGTGCTTACTATGACTCAATCGAAACGTCCGTCGATGGAGTTCGCTTGTGCGAGCATCTGCCGAACGTGGCTCGGTTGATGGAACAAGTCACCGCCGTTCGCAGCGTCAACCACGATATGATTGACGAGCATGCCGCGGCGACGAATCGAATGCATACGGGGCGACCGGTCAGTGGAACGATCACCTATCCTTCGATCGGTTCGATTATCGCACATGAACGCGGCGCCGCATCTGAAACGGCACCACCCTATGTCTTGATTGGCTATCCCAATGTGACACGCGGGCCAGGTTTCTTGGGAGCCAAGCATGGCTACCTGTACCTCACCGATACCACAAAAGGTCCTGCGGGGTTGTCGCGGCCGGAGGGCATCACGATGACACGGCAACAGCGTCGAGAGCAATTTCTTGCGACGCTTCGACAGCAAGCGACAACTGCACGAGGGCCAATGATCAATGATTATGAACAGGCGATTGACCAAAGTTTGAAACTGAGTGGTCCTGAATTCAATCGCGTGTTCGAACTTGACAGAGAGCCCGCCAGTCTTCGTGATCAGTACGGTGGTGAGTTCGGCCAGCGATGCTTACTAAGTCGGCGATTGGTCGAACGAGGCGTGCGGTTTATTGAAGTCTCGCATAACTTGAACTTCCTAAACGGATCAGGCTGGGATGTGCACAACGGAGGGATTGAGCAACAGCACAAGCTGATCCAAGAGATGGATATTGCTGTTGCGGCGTTGATAGAAGATCTGCAGTCCAAGCGACTGCTGGACAAAACGTTGATTATGATCACTACCGAATTTGGGCGTCCACCGGAATTTGACGGTGGTGGCGGTCGAGGTCATCAAGGCACCGCATTCACTTGTGTGCTCGCAGGCGGAGGGCTGAACCACTGTGGTGCCTTTGGCGAAACCGATGAACGTTCCAAAAAGATCTTGCAGGATCCTGTTAGCGTTCCCGATTTCTTCGCGACGGTTTGCGCGAGCGTTGGAGTTGACTACCAAAAGAATCTTTACGCCGGTGACCGTCCCGTCCCGATCACGGACCGTGGGCGACCGATCGAGTCGTTGTTGATCAGTTAA
- a CDS encoding DUF1553 domain-containing protein: protein MSINLVAVLLAFTTTVGESPVAQWSFDGASLESVSNHGDVRRDIAGPRPPEFPDLSETNTAIEVGASAYVSIPDEGPESRFDFANGDELTLEAWVNPQRSAEGQPVYIIGKGRTGSAKFTRDNQNWALRIINRKGNAHISFLFATKLSGSDRHWHRWTSNLSFPIGTGWHHVGVSYRFGMPESISGWVNGKPTEGKWDMGGITTETPINDDDEVRLGVSYAGALDQVMIHREMLDDQTMRQRFRRVGEPRVIEPQPEVMPQIASIPSGKVVVQLCERLPAVDRWLNKGEQWPEEASRWYGDSFLLPRIPLHFDSWGIRDAWGAPLLLRMAGDVQLPTGTHRFLIRSRAMSRLWIDGELVTRTDSVSRKPPDGEEPVTPLAEPPLPGVRPHGYNQQEAFGDITIDGSSGKSEKTCRVVFEVVVGGSGHRTETGEICVAMLNAEGDGYELLATMDSPVSLSNEVVEPLLEQIESDLIDFDQQSQRLAAKSQDEFWAKRHQFADQWIDSNRPERDPQFAGHPIDHFIESKIQKRRQKQTDVDPDLASHFNENVLPILREECFRCHGEKEKGGLRLNSREESLLAGDSEIPAVVPGDVEASELISQIRSGNMPPTEEGLREDQIATLETWVSKGAVWPSPPLDEDAVKIAPVIDDASFLRRAYFDSVGVPPTAQEVEAFLTDTSTDKRQQLIERLVEDQRFADRWVSFWMDILAENPSLLNASLNSTGPFRWFLYDSLRDNKPIDRMVTELIMLRGGAAEGGSAGFGLAGENDSPMAAKGHIIASAFLGIELQCARCHDSPYHSTTQKDLYSLAAMFSRKPIKVPATSRVPAAFFENQKVRKSLIQVSLPADQAVMPTWPFADVTGVEDGPEIDRLVRSSDDTRERLAALITAPQNHRFSQVIVNHAWKRLIGAGIVEPVHDWEGNQASHPKLLQWLADDFVSSGYDFRRLIQQIMESDLYQRQAIGTNQVAAAESRFFNAPDRRRLSAEQIVDALHQSTGHTISVEELTFVHDGRRPLGARQTLGTPTRAWMFGDLKNERDRPSLSLPRARAVADVLEAFGWTGARQMPIAERDQEPNVLQPGVLANGVLASSLTRVSNRSVLAELAIDEDSPEELVDQLFLRFLSRHPNAEELHVFSSAITEGYQQRIVPEDEITEVPIAKPLPQVDWFNHLRPQANEIQLEIEKRVQAGPPADPRLVSAWREVYEDVVWSLINHSEFVWIP from the coding sequence ATGTCAATCAACCTTGTCGCCGTCTTGCTTGCCTTCACAACGACTGTTGGTGAATCTCCCGTTGCCCAGTGGAGCTTCGATGGCGCGTCCCTCGAATCGGTCAGTAACCATGGTGACGTTCGTCGTGACATTGCTGGGCCCCGTCCTCCCGAATTTCCGGATCTTTCCGAAACGAATACGGCGATCGAAGTCGGTGCCTCTGCATATGTTTCGATCCCAGATGAAGGACCTGAAAGCCGGTTTGATTTCGCTAACGGTGATGAGCTGACTTTGGAAGCCTGGGTCAATCCGCAGCGATCGGCCGAGGGACAGCCGGTTTATATCATTGGTAAGGGGAGAACGGGTTCGGCAAAATTCACGCGGGACAATCAGAACTGGGCGCTACGGATTATTAATCGCAAAGGCAATGCACACATCAGCTTTCTATTTGCGACGAAGTTGTCGGGTAGCGATCGACACTGGCACCGTTGGACGTCGAATCTAAGTTTTCCGATCGGTACCGGATGGCACCATGTAGGCGTCTCGTATCGGTTTGGGATGCCGGAATCGATCAGCGGTTGGGTCAATGGAAAGCCTACCGAAGGCAAATGGGACATGGGAGGAATCACGACTGAGACGCCCATTAACGATGATGATGAAGTGCGTCTAGGCGTCAGTTATGCCGGCGCTTTGGATCAGGTCATGATTCATCGTGAAATGCTTGACGATCAAACAATGCGGCAACGCTTCCGTCGCGTTGGCGAGCCACGGGTCATCGAGCCACAGCCCGAAGTCATGCCGCAAATTGCCTCGATCCCAAGCGGAAAAGTGGTCGTTCAACTTTGTGAGCGATTGCCAGCAGTCGACCGTTGGTTGAACAAAGGCGAGCAATGGCCTGAGGAAGCATCACGTTGGTATGGTGATTCGTTTTTGCTGCCCCGCATTCCGTTGCATTTCGATTCATGGGGAATACGTGATGCTTGGGGAGCTCCGTTGTTATTGCGTATGGCGGGTGACGTTCAGCTGCCCACGGGAACCCATCGTTTCTTGATTCGATCGCGAGCGATGAGCCGGCTTTGGATCGACGGTGAACTTGTGACGCGAACTGATTCCGTTTCCCGCAAGCCGCCAGATGGCGAAGAACCAGTCACTCCGCTCGCCGAGCCTCCGCTGCCCGGTGTTCGTCCGCACGGATACAATCAACAGGAGGCTTTTGGCGACATCACGATCGATGGATCCTCAGGCAAGTCCGAAAAGACCTGCCGTGTGGTATTTGAAGTCGTCGTCGGTGGCAGTGGGCACCGTACCGAAACGGGCGAGATCTGTGTCGCGATGCTGAATGCAGAAGGCGATGGCTATGAGCTATTGGCGACGATGGATTCCCCTGTTTCCTTGTCGAATGAAGTCGTCGAGCCACTGCTAGAACAAATCGAATCCGATTTAATCGACTTTGATCAGCAAAGCCAACGTTTGGCGGCAAAGTCGCAGGATGAATTCTGGGCCAAACGCCATCAGTTCGCAGATCAGTGGATCGATTCAAATCGTCCCGAACGAGACCCGCAATTTGCCGGTCATCCGATTGATCATTTCATCGAGTCAAAAATACAGAAACGTCGACAAAAACAGACCGATGTCGATCCTGATCTAGCGAGTCACTTCAACGAAAACGTCCTTCCGATTTTGCGTGAGGAATGTTTCCGCTGTCATGGTGAGAAAGAAAAAGGCGGTCTGCGTCTGAACTCACGGGAGGAATCCTTGTTGGCAGGCGACTCTGAAATCCCTGCTGTCGTTCCAGGCGATGTCGAAGCCAGCGAATTGATTTCGCAAATCCGCTCGGGCAACATGCCACCGACGGAAGAAGGTCTTCGTGAAGATCAAATCGCGACTTTGGAAACTTGGGTTAGCAAAGGAGCGGTTTGGCCGAGTCCACCATTGGACGAGGACGCGGTCAAGATTGCACCGGTCATTGATGACGCATCGTTTTTACGACGAGCCTACTTTGATTCCGTTGGTGTGCCGCCAACGGCTCAGGAAGTTGAAGCGTTCTTAACTGACACGTCAACCGACAAACGACAGCAGCTCATTGAGCGTTTGGTCGAAGACCAACGATTCGCGGATCGGTGGGTTAGCTTTTGGATGGATATCCTCGCCGAGAACCCTTCACTATTAAACGCGTCGCTGAACAGTACCGGTCCGTTCCGTTGGTTTTTGTACGACTCGCTTCGTGACAACAAGCCGATCGATCGCATGGTCACCGAATTAATCATGTTGCGTGGCGGTGCTGCTGAAGGCGGAAGCGCCGGTTTCGGACTCGCAGGCGAAAACGATTCGCCGATGGCTGCAAAAGGTCATATCATCGCGTCCGCTTTTCTGGGGATCGAATTGCAGTGTGCTCGATGTCATGATTCGCCGTACCACAGCACAACTCAAAAGGACCTCTATTCATTGGCGGCGATGTTCAGTCGCAAACCAATCAAAGTTCCTGCCACGAGTCGTGTTCCCGCTGCGTTTTTTGAAAACCAAAAGGTGCGCAAGTCGCTCATTCAAGTATCGCTTCCGGCAGATCAGGCTGTCATGCCGACTTGGCCTTTTGCGGACGTCACCGGTGTGGAAGATGGTCCCGAAATAGACCGACTTGTTCGATCGAGCGACGATACCCGCGAGAGGCTCGCGGCGCTAATCACGGCACCTCAGAATCACCGATTTTCTCAGGTGATCGTAAACCACGCATGGAAACGGTTGATCGGTGCTGGGATTGTTGAACCGGTCCACGATTGGGAAGGCAACCAGGCCAGTCATCCAAAGCTGCTGCAATGGCTGGCGGATGACTTTGTGTCCAGCGGATATGATTTTCGTCGACTGATTCAACAGATCATGGAATCGGATCTGTATCAGCGTCAGGCCATCGGAACGAATCAAGTGGCTGCTGCGGAGTCGCGGTTTTTCAATGCTCCTGATCGCCGCCGCCTGAGTGCAGAGCAAATTGTCGATGCGCTACATCAATCGACGGGACACACGATTTCGGTAGAAGAGCTAACGTTCGTCCATGACGGACGACGTCCCTTGGGGGCAAGGCAAACGTTGGGAACGCCGACCCGAGCTTGGATGTTCGGTGACTTGAAAAATGAACGTGATCGGCCCAGCTTGTCTCTGCCAAGGGCCCGAGCTGTTGCGGATGTATTGGAAGCCTTCGGTTGGACCGGGGCAAGGCAAATGCCGATCGCCGAACGAGATCAAGAACCCAATGTGTTGCAGCCCGGTGTGCTGGCAAACGGTGTGTTGGCAAGTTCGTTGACTCGCGTTTCAAACCGAAGCGTTCTTGCGGAGTTGGCGATTGATGAAGATTCGCCCGAAGAGCTTGTGGATCAACTTTTTCTGCGCTTCCTTAGTCGCCATCCCAATGCCGAAGAGTTGCACGTGTTTTCTTCTGCGATCACCGAAGGCTATCAGCAGCGGATCGTACCGGAGGACGAAATCACCGAAGTGCCGATCGCAAAGCCACTTCCGCAAGTTGATTGGTTCAACCATCTTCGCCCCCAGGCCAATGAGATTCAGCTTGAAATCGAAAAGCGTGTTCAAGCCGGGCCTCCTGCCGACCCACGTTTAGTCTCCGCATGGCGCGAAGTCTATGAAGACGTCGTCTGGAGTTTGATCAACCACAGTGAGTTCGTTTGGATTCCATAA